A region from the Triticum aestivum cultivar Chinese Spring chromosome 3D, IWGSC CS RefSeq v2.1, whole genome shotgun sequence genome encodes:
- the LOC123080155 gene encoding pentatricopeptide repeat-containing protein At3g21470-like, whose product MASRAKQLHAHYLVAGLGDPDKWTCLVKEYAANASLRDAALVYAKHLPRQTHHLPLLPALLKAAASRAGPGLGLGRSLHAEALKSAFAGELLVGTTLVSMYCKCGLLADARRVFDGMPGRNVVTCNAMLAGYAAAGDTGQAEALLGRMSSRTSVTWATVIRGFAEKGDMAGARRWFDATPMGMRTVVVWTVLVHGYVAAGDMETARELFNAMPARNVFVWSSMVTGYFKAGDADEARAMFDRVPVRNLVSWNALIAGYAQIGRSEEALHAFHSMLEDRVKPDEFTMASVLSACAQLGSLKEGRKVHDFMDRMRIRKNHFVLNGLVDMYAKCGDLEHARKVFDSIQRRNTECWNSMISALASHGRSEEAIRLFSQMEFSEQKPNGVTLLAVLGACTHGGFVEEGLRIFNSFGVYGVAAGVEHYGCLVDLLGRAGRLEEAHAIVKSMAMEPNEVIWGALLGACRVHDNAEMSERVSDEINQLRSDGASTNDAEYIMLSNILAASERWEQAERVRRKMANHGVEKTPGCSSVELDIPEHKKVLAQNLDFGKFSRPKISLKCRWYHCISVYSNIFLKSKMECVSGI is encoded by the exons ATGGCTAGCCGAGCGAAGCAGCTCCACGCGCACTACCTGGTGGCCGGGCTCGGCGACCCTGACAAGTGGACCTGCCTCGTCAAGGAGTACGCCGCCAATGCCTCCCTCCGGGACGCCGCCCTCGTCTACGCCAAGCACCTGCCCCGGCAGACGCACCACCTGCCCCTCCTCCCCGCCCTCCTCaaggccgccgcctcccgcgccggccccgGCCTCGGCCTCGGCAGGTCCCTCCACGCCGAGGCCCTCAAATCCGCGTTCGCCGGCGAGCTGCTCGTGGGCACCACGCTGGTGTCCATGTACTGCAAGTGCGGCCTCCTCGCGGACGCGCGCCGCGTGTTCGACGGAATGCCCGGCAGGAACGTCGTCACCTGCAACGCGATGCTCGCCGGGTATGCCGCGGCGGGCGACACGGGGCAGGCGGAGGCGCTGTTAGGACGCATGAGTTCCCGAACGTCCGTCACGTGGGCGACGGTGATCCGTGGGTTCGCCGAGAAGGGGGACATGGCGGGGGCGCGGAGGTGGTTCGACGCGACGCCCATGGGCATGCGGACCGTCGTCGTGTGGACCGTGCTCGTGCACGGCTACGTGGCCGCCGGGGACATGGAGACCGCGAGGGAGCTGTTCAACGCCATGCCCGCGAGGAACGTGTTCGTGTGGTCGTCGATGGTCACGGGGTACTTCAAGGCCGGCGATGCCGATGAGGCACGGGCGATGTTTGACAGGGTCCCGGTGCGGAACCTGGTGAGCTGGAACGCGCTCATTGCCGGGTACGCGCAAATCGGGCGCTCCGAGGAGGCGTTGCATGCCTTTCACTCGATGTTGGAGGACAGGGTCAAGCCGGACGAGTTCACCATGGCCAGCGTGCTGTCTGCCTGCGCGCAGCTCGGGTCGCTAAAGGAAGGGAGGAAGGTTCATGACTTCATGGACCGGATGCGTATACGGAAGAACCACTTCGTTCTGAATGGCCTGGTTGATATGTACGCCAAGTGCGGCGACCTCGAgcacgcccgcaaggtgttcgacagcaTCCAACGGAGGAATACTGAATGCTGGAACTCGATGATCTCCGCACTCGCAAGCCATGGACGGAGCGAAGAGGCGATACGGCTGTTTTCCCAGATGGAGTTCTCGGAGCAGAAGCCCAATGGGGTCACACTCCTCGCCGTGCTTGGAGCTTGTACCCACGGAGGGTTTGTGGAAGAAGGCCTAAGGATTTTCAACAGTTTCGGCGTGTATGGAGTTGCTGCCGGAGTGGAGCATTACGGTTGCCTGGTCGATCTTCTGGGCCGCGCAGGAAGACTCGAGGAAGCTCATGCGATTGTCAAGAGCATGGCGATGGAGCCTAACGAGGTCATCTGGGGCGCTCTTCTCGGAGCTTGCAGAGTGCATGACAATGCGGAGATGTCGGAGCGGGTGTCAGATGAGATCAACCAATTGCGCTCTGATGGTGCATCAACTAATGATGCAGAGTACATCATGCTGTCAAATATCTTGGCCGCGTCCGAGAGGTGGGAGCAGGCAGAGCGCGTCAGGAGAAAGATGGCGAACCATGGGGTTGAGAAGACTCCCGGGTGCAGTTCAGTTGAGCTTGACATTCCTGAACACAAA AAAGTTCTGGCACAAAACCTTGATTTTGGCAAGTTCAGCCGGCCAAAAATTTCATTGAAATGTAGATGGTACCACTGTATATCTGTATACTCAAATATATTTCTCAAGTCAAAAATGGAATGCGTCTCAGGCATATGA
- the LOC123080154 gene encoding stearoyl-[acyl-carrier-protein] 9-desaturase 1, chloroplastic, producing MQAQGILRVPGHLPTALPLPRRQCRRVSAAAAVAAAAPSVQRGVTHSMPPEKAEVFQSLRGWAAGSLLPLLRPVEDIWQPADFLPDSSSEMFEHEVRELRARAAALPDEYFVVLVGDMVTEEALPTYQTMINTLDGVRDETGASACPWAVWTRAWTAEENRHGDVLNKYMYLSGRVDMRMVEKTVQYLIGSGMDPRTENNPYLGFVYTSFQERATAVSHGNTARLAKAHGDDVLARTCGTIAADEKRHETAYSRIVEQLLRLDPEGAMLAIADMMRKRITMPAHLMHDGSDMDLFEHFASVAQRLGVYTAQDYTDIVEFLVKRWKLEALEGGLSSEGRRARDFVCGLAPRMRRAAERAADRAKKDEPRKVKFSWIFDREVVV from the exons ATGCAGGCCCAGGGCATCCTCCGCGTCCCCGGTCACCTGCCGACGGCGCTGCCCCTCCCGCGCCGGCAATGCCGCCGCGTGTCCGCTgcggcggccgtggcggcggcggcgccgtcggtGCAGCGCGGCGTGACGCACTCGATGCCGCCGGAGAAGGCGGAGGTGTTCCAGTCGCTGCGGGGCTGGGCGGCGGGGTCGCTGCTGCCGCTGCTCAGGCCCGTGGAGGACATCTGGCAGCCGGCGGACTTCctgccggactcgtcgtccgagATGTTCGAGCACGAGGTGCGCGAGCTGCGGGCCCGCGCCGCCGCGCTGCCCGACGAGTACTTCGTGGTGTTGGTCGGGGACATGGTCACCGAGGAGGCGCTCCCCACGTACCAGACCATGATCAAcaccctggacggcgtccgcgacgAGACCGGCGCCAGCGCCTGCCCCTGGGCCGTCTGGACCCGCGCCTGGACCGCCGAGGAGAACCGACACGGCGACGTCCTCAACAAGTACATGTACCTCTCCGGCCGCGTCGACATGCGCATGGTCGAGAAGACCGTCCAGTACCTCATCGGCTCCGGCATG GACCCGAGGACGGAGAACAACCCGTACCTGGGCTTCGTGTACACGAGCTTCCAGGAGCGCGCGACGGCCGTCTCCCACGGCAACACCGCGCGGCTCGCCAAGGCGCACGGCGACGACGTGCTGGCGCGCACCTGCGGCACCATCGCCGCCGACGAGAAGCGCCACGAGACGGCCTACAGCCGCATCGTGGAGCAGCTGCTGCGGCTCGACCCGGAGGGCGCCATGCTCGCCATCGCCGACATGATGCGCAAGCGGATCACCATGCCCGCGCACCTCATGCACGACGGCAGCGACATGGACCTGTTCGAGCATTTCGCGTCTGTGGCCCAGCGCCTCGGCGTGTACACCGCGCAGGACTACACCGACATCGTCGAGTTCCTCGTCAAGCGGTGGAAGCTGGAGGCGCTGGAGGGCGGGCTCTCCAGCGAAGGGCGGCGGGCCCGGGACTTCGTCTGCGGGCTCGCGCCGAGGATGCGGCGCGCGGCGGAGAGGGCGGCCGACAGGGCCAAGAAGGACGAGCCCAGGAAGGTCAAGTTCAGCTGGATCTTTGACAGGGAAGTGGTTGTCTGA